Proteins encoded in a region of the Teredinibacter purpureus genome:
- a CDS encoding disulfide bond formation protein B encodes MSKVLPFLFALGEKWQAWLAIFMVCVGLEAGAIYFQEVLMYYPCELCIYTRVWMTAMALFALVAIPLRHNVWARRACIVIQLVLTFGLIRVVWKLLGIEYGWGPDGACSLYANFPQWAPLDEWLPVLFKVQDSCAATPKVLFSLSMADGLAVVSSGVFLALAFALWGSFRPVKM; translated from the coding sequence ATGAGTAAGGTTCTACCGTTTCTTTTTGCACTTGGAGAAAAATGGCAAGCGTGGCTCGCCATATTCATGGTATGTGTTGGTCTTGAGGCTGGCGCTATCTATTTTCAAGAAGTACTCATGTACTACCCCTGTGAACTGTGTATTTACACGCGCGTATGGATGACGGCCATGGCTTTGTTCGCGCTAGTGGCCATTCCTTTGCGCCATAACGTATGGGCGAGACGCGCCTGTATTGTCATTCAGTTGGTTTTAACGTTTGGTTTGATTCGGGTAGTGTGGAAGCTGCTGGGTATTGAATACGGATGGGGGCCTGATGGCGCGTGTAGTTTATACGCAAATTTCCCTCAGTGGGCACCGTTAGACGAGTGGCTGCCGGTTCTATTCAAAGTACAAGATTCGTGTGCCGCTACGCCTAAAGTGCTGTTTAGCCTGTCCATGGCAGATGGCTTGGCAGTGGTGTCGAGTGGTGTGTTTCTAGCGCTAGCCTTTGCTCTGTGGGGAAGTTTTCGGCCCGTGAAAATGTAA